A region from the Nocardioides coralli genome encodes:
- a CDS encoding DUF6167 family protein: protein MSRTVWFVAGAGAGIYGMVRGRRAAEAFTAEGLHDRVTALFLGARMLRDEVAQGAAERETELRERFGVLPHERAQTPELMSTESRGHH from the coding sequence ATGAGCCGGACCGTGTGGTTCGTCGCCGGTGCCGGCGCGGGGATCTATGGCATGGTCCGTGGCCGGCGTGCGGCCGAGGCCTTCACGGCCGAGGGCCTGCACGACCGCGTGACCGCGCTGTTCCTCGGCGCACGCATGCTCCGCGACGAGGTGGCGCAGGGCGCGGCCGAGCGCGAGACCGAGCTGCGGGAGCGGTTCGGCGTCCTGCCCCACGAGCGGGCACAAACCCCTGAGCTGATGAGCACGGAGAGCAGAGGACACCACTGA